One genomic segment of Pristiophorus japonicus isolate sPriJap1 chromosome 8, sPriJap1.hap1, whole genome shotgun sequence includes these proteins:
- the gpr52 gene encoding G-protein coupled receptor 52, which produces MNRSAAEWRAASANISVNQSGHHACPLGFGYYDAVDVCVLETVIIVLLTVLIIAGNLTVIFVFHCAPLLHHYTTSYFIQTMAYADLLVGVSCLVPALSLLHYPTGVQESLTCQVFGYTISVLKSVSMACLACISIDRYLAITKPLSYSQLVTPCRLRICIVLIWIYSCVVFLPSFFGWEKPGYHGDIFEWCATSWETNAYFTGFIVCLLYAPAAFIVCFTYFHIFKICRQHTKEINERRARFPSQDTEATEGGPSPDRRYAMVLFRITSVFYVLWLPYILYFLLESSRVLESPSLSFVTTWLAISNSFCNCVIYNLSNSVFRLGLRRLSETACSLCLCSADGATGDPKPRKRANSCSI; this is translated from the coding sequence ATGAACCGTTCCGCGGCCGAATGGAGAGCTGCGAGCGCGAACATCTCAGTCAACCAGTCCGGCCACCACGCTTGCCCGCTGGGCTTCGGCTACTACGACGCGGTCGACGTTTGCGTTTTGGAGACGGTGATCATCGTGCTGCTGACGGTCCTGATCATCGCGGGCAATCTGACGGTGATCTTTGTGTTCCACTGCGCCCCGCTCCTTCACCACTACACCACCAGCTACTTCATCCAGACCATGGCCTATGCAGACCTGCTTGTCGGGGTGAGCTGCTTGGTTCCTGCGCTCTCCCTGCTGCACTACCCCACGGGCGTGCAGGAATCTCTGACCTGCCAGGTTTTCGGAtacaccatttcagtgctgaagagCGTGTCCATGGCGTGCCTGGCCTGTATCAGTATTGACCGCTACCTCGCCATAACGAAACCGCTCTCCTACAGCCAGCTGGTCACCCCGTGTCGCCTCAGGATCTGCATCGTTCTCATTTGGATATACTCCTGTGTAGTGTTCCTGCCCTCGTTCTTTGGTTGGGAGAAGCCAGGCTATCACGGGGACATCTTTGAATGGTGTGCGACCTCCTGGGAGACCAATGCTTACTTCACAGGCTTCATTGTCTGCCTGCTGTACGCCCCAGCTGCCTTCATTGTCTGCTTCACCTACTTCCACATATTTAAAATCTGCCGACAGCACACCAAAGAGATCAACGAGCGGCGGGCTCGTTTCCCCAGCCAGGATACGGAGGCCACCGAGGGGGGCCCTAGCCCCGACCGGCGTTACGCAATGGTCCTGTTTCGGATTACCAGCGTCTTCTACGTGCTGTGGCTCCCCTACATCCTCTATTTTCTGCTGGAGAGCTCGCGGGTGCTGGAAAGCCCCTCGCTATCCTTCGTCACTACCTGGCTGGccatcagcaacagcttctgcaacTGTGTCATCTACAACCTCTCCAACAGCGTCTTCAGGCTGGGCCTGCGGCGGCTGTCAGAGACCGCCTGCTCGCTGTGCCTGTGCTCAGCAGACGGGGCCACCGGAGATCCCAAGCCCCGGAAACGGGCCAACTCCTGCTCcatctga